A single genomic interval of Picosynechococcus sp. PCC 7003 harbors:
- the wecB gene encoding non-hydrolyzing UDP-N-acetylglucosamine 2-epimerase → MPSVCITLGTRPEAIKLAPVIRQFRQQSDFKTHVILTGQHREMVDQVMQWFDLRADDDLEIMQPGQTLSDITCRSLVGLQAIYQELSPDIVLVQGDTTTAFAAALAAFYQQIPVGHVEAGLRTDNLMNPFPEEANRRLISQIAQLHFAPTTQAIANLKKADILGGLHCTGNTVIDALLTVAAANPPCEIPGLDWEKQRVILSTVHRRENWGEPLQDILQGLLKIVTTFPDVAILLPMHRNPTVREPIQQILGQHPQIFLTEPLDYPQLVGAMQRSYLVLTDSGGLQEEAPSLGKPVLVLRENTERPEAIAAGTAQLIGTAQDNIFQAAQLLLTDQEKYEQMANAVNPFGDGTSSAQILQIVRDFLQTRAA, encoded by the coding sequence TTTAAAACCCATGTGATTTTGACGGGGCAGCACCGGGAAATGGTGGATCAGGTGATGCAGTGGTTTGATCTGCGGGCGGATGATGACCTCGAAATTATGCAACCGGGACAAACGTTATCGGATATTACTTGCCGGAGCTTGGTGGGTTTACAAGCGATTTACCAAGAGCTATCTCCGGATATAGTCCTGGTGCAAGGGGATACGACGACAGCCTTTGCGGCGGCTTTGGCGGCTTTTTATCAGCAGATTCCGGTGGGCCATGTGGAAGCGGGTTTGCGGACGGATAATTTAATGAATCCTTTCCCAGAGGAAGCAAATCGACGGTTGATTTCTCAGATTGCCCAGTTACATTTTGCGCCGACGACCCAGGCGATCGCCAATTTGAAAAAGGCGGACATTTTAGGGGGACTCCATTGTACAGGTAATACGGTGATTGACGCTCTCTTAACCGTCGCGGCGGCTAACCCTCCTTGTGAGATTCCCGGTTTAGATTGGGAAAAACAACGGGTTATCCTGTCTACGGTGCACCGTCGGGAAAATTGGGGTGAACCGCTCCAGGACATTTTGCAAGGCTTGCTAAAAATTGTGACCACATTTCCAGATGTGGCGATTTTATTACCCATGCACCGAAATCCCACTGTCCGGGAGCCGATTCAACAGATCCTGGGCCAACATCCCCAAATTTTTCTCACAGAACCCCTAGACTATCCCCAGTTGGTCGGGGCAATGCAGCGGAGTTACCTGGTACTCACGGATTCCGGAGGGCTCCAGGAAGAGGCACCGAGCTTGGGTAAGCCAGTGTTGGTTTTGCGGGAAAATACCGAACGCCCAGAGGCGATCGCCGCCGGCACAGCCCAATTGATTGGCACTGCCCAGGATAATATTTTCCAAGCCGCTCAACTACTGCTCACAGATCAAGAAAAATATGAGCAAATGGCTAATGCCGTCAATCCCTTTGGGGACGGCACTAGCTCCGCGCAAATCCTGCAAATTGTGCGTGATTTTCTGCAAACTAGGGCAGCTTGA